One genomic window of Deltaproteobacteria bacterium includes the following:
- the phnC gene encoding phosphonate ABC transporter ATP-binding protein produces MEVRNLCARYGRSGPQVLKNVSFSVEHNDFFAIIGPSGAGKSTLIRCINRLVEPTAGEVILNGANITKMSQAELRRARRNMGMIFQEFNLVERMSVIDNVLSGRLGYVGTVRSILRMYPKADIQRALQLLDRVGLGDFVDKRADELSGGQRQRVGIARALIQDPRLLLVDEPTSSLDPKISHEVMGMIKEVSREAGIPVLCNIHDVQLALEFSNRVIGLQDGEKKFEGPTDQVDKGTLERIYAMEVL; encoded by the coding sequence CTGGAAGTCAGAAACCTTTGTGCCCGGTACGGGCGTTCCGGGCCGCAAGTCCTCAAGAACGTCAGCTTCAGCGTCGAGCACAACGATTTTTTCGCCATCATCGGACCCAGTGGTGCGGGCAAATCGACCCTCATCCGCTGCATCAACCGGCTGGTGGAGCCGACCGCTGGAGAGGTGATCCTCAATGGGGCCAATATCACGAAGATGAGCCAGGCGGAGTTGAGAAGAGCCCGCCGCAACATGGGGATGATTTTTCAAGAGTTCAACCTGGTGGAGAGAATGTCTGTCATTGATAACGTTCTGTCCGGCAGGCTTGGGTATGTTGGTACGGTCAGGAGCATACTCAGGATGTATCCCAAAGCCGATATTCAGAGGGCCCTGCAGTTGTTGGACCGGGTCGGGCTGGGAGATTTTGTCGACAAGAGGGCAGACGAACTCAGCGGCGGCCAGCGGCAGCGGGTTGGAATCGCGCGAGCCCTGATCCAGGACCCGAGGCTCCTCCTGGTGGACGAACCCACCTCGAGCCTCGATCCGAAGATCTCCCACGAGGTGATGGGAATGATCAAGGAGGTGTCCAGGGAAGCTGGGATACCGGTCCTTTGCAACATCCATGACGTCCAGCTGGCACTGGAGTTTTCCAACAGGGTCATTGGACTGCAGGACGGGGAGAAAAAATTCGAGGGGCCTACCGACCAGGTCGATAAGGGCACTCTCGAAAGGATTTACGCCATGGAGGTCCTCTGA